Part of the Rhipicephalus sanguineus isolate Rsan-2018 chromosome 5, BIME_Rsan_1.4, whole genome shotgun sequence genome is shown below.
taatctacaagcacaggggctccgtgcagagggagatcgtagaggccttcgtcatccagagggaggggctggATTTCATCAGTCACCCCTTTATCAGTTTGCACGAGGGGGAgatagcctttctagaacgtcacttgacgtaggcaGGCTGAGCGCAAGATTGTAAGTTTTTAAGATTTTtctgtcgactcgttgggttagataTGATTGCATGGTAGTATAAATATAAGTATAACGGGAGACGAAtcacagctcatgattactgaactggatacggaaagtagaagagtaggtctgaaaattaatatgcataaaactaaagtaatgtggaacaatcttggcagagaacagcgcttcgcgataggtggcgagacgctggaagttgtaaaggagtacgtctacttaggacaggtagtaaccgcggagccgaaccatgagagtgaaataactagaagaataaggatgggatggggctcattcggcaagcattatcaaatcatgaatggtagtctaccactatctctcaagaggaaggtatataacagctgcatcttaccggtacttacctacggagcagaaacctggagacttacaaagagggttcaacttaaattgaggacgacgcagcgagcgatggaaaggaaaatgataggtgtaaccttaagagacaggaagagagcagagtgggtcaggcaacaaacgggggttaaggatatcatagttgaaatcaagaagaagaaatggatatgggccgggcacgtagcccgtcggcaggataaccggtggtcattaagggtaactgactggattccaagagagggcaaacgcgtaaggggaagacagaaaattaggtgggtagatgagattaagaagtttgtaggtataacgtggcaacagaaagcacaggaccgggttgattggtggaacatgggagaggcctttgccctgcagtgggcgtagacaggctgatgatgatgatagatgtATCTCTCCTGAATAAAAATAtctcagttgatagtagcgcgttgtcccgtgtccatcttcatccttgtgtaccgtattatcgagcccttctgtttatcatgaaccaacatcGCCGAATTTTTCACCTTGCTCAACTTTCCTTCTTATAAGTATTTTCCAATAAGCGTTTGCACGCTATTTATTTATAGGCGGAACTGTCCATTGACGCAGAATGATTGAAAACGAATGGGAGCTTTTTGTATTATGGCCAATTGCGTGCAAAGCAAACCTGCCAAATGCCAACTTTATCGGTATTTTTATGATAACGCACTTGAGCTTGGCGATGCGGTGgtcgtggaggttagatgcacaggatattgTCCTCACTGCGTACCTGCCAAGTCGCGTTTGAATCACATCAATCATTTTCTAGTTATGACTAATGGCGCAACACGCATATTAGGGCaaattttgatttttataaattttatttttttgcatttttagCAATTTCATCATTTTAAAGGTTAAGTTTACCGAAGCCCTACAAGCCATAACCGcaattataacttttggactagaggtgaaaatttttttctcgaaggtgtTGACCTGCCTTAACCTCTGAAGCGTCTCTGCGCAGCACAAACACTTTATTAAAATCGTAAGTCTTGTAGGCTCAGagccaagggtcggctgaagccctcagaaagtacacTGAGGCAGTGCGAGGAAAAACAACTTTACTGggcggagtcccgggctcgactgccggccgccgttccgccgtgagcgCGTGAGCCCGAGCTACGTAGCGTCTTCCTTATCCAGAGCGAAGGGCAATACCCACACTACCCCCTCCCCCTCGATGAGCAGGGGCTCATTCGTCGAAGTCGAGGAGGTCATCGACGGGTGGCTGTGGTGGCAGGGTAGGGGGTGGCACCGAGGTGGGGGCTGGAAGGGCACCCTGCGCCAGGAGGTCCGGACGGGCCGAGCGAGGATAGCGATGGCGGCCTCGACGGTTGTTGGAGCTGGCGGTGGTTGCGGTGGTCGAGGGATGGTGTCCCGCATTGTTACCGCAAGGAGGCGGTTGCGGTGGAGGGAGCTGTCCTGGTGGGCGCGGCGGGAAATTTCTAGGACCCGGCAAAGCGGGCAAAGGATCCTGGTCTCCTCGGCCGTGTAGGGCTATAATGGCTCGATCGGGTGCCGATCCGATAGAAGGAGTCCACTGGAAGGGCGGGGCTGGATCTCCCAAGGGAGGCGCGACGTCCAGGCCACGGGACGGTCGGTAGAGTCGAGGACGGTCCATGCTGCGACCGTGCGGACACGGCCTCTCGATGGCGGGTAACGAGGCCCACGAACAGTGGGAGACCTGTCCCAGGGGGCTGAACGTGAACGGGACCTCCGGGAGGACATCGGTGAAGGCCGCCGGCGCCGGGTACAGTGCATCTGGAGAGCGCGCGGAGCATTGCTTGAAAGAGCTGGCGTGCAATGCTACAAGGAGAACGCGAACTTGCTATCTTGCAGCTTCCAATGTTGAATGTGCCAGCGAGTGGGGAGTTAGGCGATATAAGGTTTAAGCTCGGAGACATGTATTGGTCCCATGAGTTTTCCGGTTGTGGTGTGTTTCAAACGGTATAATAAGTTACCAAGCTTTCGCGAAACGCTAAATGGACCTTCCCACTTAGGTGCTAAGGATGCCGAGAAACCTTTAGATGCGGTGCTCAAATAGTGTGCACGGCGCAAAACTAAATCGCCGCGCTCTGTGACGACGGTGGGCGTTGTATTGACGCGCTTGCTCGAGTCTTGCATTGTCCAATTGCTCGCGAGCAGCAACGACGGCTTTGGAAAGACGCTTTCGCCGAGCTTCTGTAAAAGTACGGGTGTCAGGGTAAGACGGATGCGATGGTACCAGGGTGTGGCTTAATGGAAATGAAAGCTCCCTCTCGAAGTTAAGAAATGCGGGTGTATAACCCGTGGACCTATTGACCGTGGTACGCGTAGAAAACGCCATTTCTGAGAGGTTAACATCCCATTGCGTATGTGCCGTGGTGTTCGCTCTGAGCATCTGAGAGGTTAACATGCCATTGCGTATGTTCCGTGGTGTTCGCTCTGAGCATCGCCTTCAAGTTTCGATTAACGCGTTCGGTGATATTAGCTTGGGGGTGATATGGCGATGTCTTTTTGAGTTTGATGCCCAACGCTGAACATGCCTTGACAAATGTACGACTAGTGAAGTATGTGGCGTTGTCCGTTATCAACTGTGGTGGAAAACCGAACCTGGAAAACACATCGA
Proteins encoded:
- the LOC119395185 gene encoding wiskott-Aldrich syndrome protein family member 2 codes for the protein MDKANGVVRQKRGDKEDDDGLQQEATRRKREARKKGSCDENPSLVAAVDTDPQWGTLISRQRLLEAQRNDGLCQRILSHLADLNAQPSDALYPAPAAFTDVLPEVPFTFSPLGQVSHCSWASLPAIERPCPHGRSMDRPRLYRPSRGLDVAPPLGDPAPPFQWTPSIGSAPDRAIIALHGRGDQDPLPALPGPRNFPPRPPGQLPPPQPPPCGNNAGHHPSTTATTASSNNRRGRHRYPRSARPDLLAQGALPAPTSVPPPTLPPQPPVDDLLDFDE